The Dehalococcoidales bacterium genome includes a region encoding these proteins:
- the aroA gene encoding 3-phosphoshikimate 1-carboxyvinyltransferase, translated as MKATVDISEVKGKVSVPSSKSLTIRALMCAALSRGESEISNPLVSDDTNAAAAVLEKIGVGIVKDNNVWRVSGGKLRMPVGDIDCGESATTMRFLTAIIALVPGEHRLVGGPMLTKRPIRPLVEALARLGVKGATAGKTTPPVTITGGTFTGGATLIEGNVSSQYISALLLLAPFSKTATSIKLTTPLTSRPYVLMTIWCLKQFGINVTVGANRFLVKRQRYQPAKVNVEGDWSTASYFLALGAISEEGIQIENLKTASFQGDRVMLDFLRGMGAAVRVSGDTVTVSRNRLRAINADLSDCIDLLPTLAVLAALAEGQSVFVGVGRARIKESNRVAAVKDGLLKMGVNVVEQGDRLAITGLKIAKKPVMEDEEDAGETSPAQPGAAATPPKEPVVIDSYGDHRIAMAFAVLGASLGGITIDGAECVTKTFPGFWEAFAGIGGKIRKHE; from the coding sequence ATGAAAGCAACGGTTGACATAAGCGAGGTCAAGGGTAAAGTGTCCGTCCCTTCCTCCAAGAGCCTGACCATACGCGCTCTGATGTGCGCCGCTTTGAGCCGGGGGGAAAGCGAGATATCCAATCCCCTGGTCAGCGATGATACCAATGCCGCCGCCGCCGTGCTGGAGAAAATAGGGGTGGGGATAGTTAAAGATAACAACGTATGGCGGGTGTCCGGCGGTAAACTCCGCATGCCGGTAGGGGATATCGACTGCGGCGAGTCCGCGACGACGATGCGCTTTCTTACCGCTATTATCGCGCTGGTGCCGGGGGAGCACCGCCTGGTGGGCGGCCCCATGCTTACCAAAAGGCCGATACGCCCGCTGGTGGAAGCCCTGGCCAGGCTGGGCGTTAAGGGCGCCACCGCCGGCAAGACCACCCCTCCGGTGACCATTACCGGGGGTACTTTCACCGGGGGCGCCACGCTGATTGAAGGCAATGTCAGCTCCCAGTACATTTCGGCGCTGCTCCTTCTGGCGCCGTTTTCCAAGACGGCCACCAGCATCAAGCTGACCACCCCCCTCACCTCCCGTCCCTACGTGCTCATGACGATCTGGTGCCTCAAGCAGTTTGGTATCAACGTCACCGTAGGGGCGAACCGGTTCCTGGTCAAACGCCAGCGCTACCAGCCGGCTAAAGTGAATGTGGAAGGTGACTGGTCCACGGCGTCCTATTTTCTGGCGCTCGGGGCTATTTCTGAAGAGGGTATTCAGATAGAAAACCTCAAGACCGCCAGCTTCCAGGGCGACCGCGTGATGCTGGATTTCCTGCGCGGCATGGGGGCGGCGGTGCGTGTTTCCGGGGATACCGTTACCGTCAGCCGCAATCGACTCCGCGCTATCAATGCCGACCTTTCCGACTGTATTGATTTGCTGCCGACTCTGGCCGTGCTGGCCGCCCTGGCGGAAGGGCAGAGCGTGTTCGTCGGCGTGGGCCGCGCCCGCATTAAGGAGTCGAACCGCGTGGCGGCGGTCAAGGACGGCCTGCTTAAAATGGGCGTTAACGTTGTCGAGCAGGGCGACCGGCTGGCCATCACCGGACTGAAAATAGCCAAAAAGCCCGTTATGGAAGATGAAGAAGACGCCGGCGAGACCTCCCCGGCCCAACCCGGAGCCGCGGCTACGCCGCCAAAAGAGCCGGTAGTAATTGATAGCTACGGCGACCACCGTATCGCCATGGCTTTCGCGGTACTGGGGGCGTCGCTGGGGGGTATTACCATAGACGGCGCCGAGTGCGTCACCAAGACCTTTCCCGGTTTCTGGGAAGCATTCGCCGGCATAGGGGGTAAAATAAGGAAACATGAGTAA
- the fsa gene encoding fructose-6-phosphate aldolase, protein MQIFLDTANIEQIKQAAKLGIISGVTTNPSLLAKETTADYESVTKQICSIISGPVSVEVLSETAADIIKEARVKATWAPNVNIKIPITPAGLEATSALSKEGIKINMTLCFSANQALLGALSGATYVSIFIGRLDDAGQDGMQVVEDTISILDNYPELDTEVIAASIRHTMHVTYAAMAGAEVATIPYAVLMQMIQHPMTDSGIKRFLADWKSVAKK, encoded by the coding sequence ATGCAGATTTTCCTGGATACCGCCAATATCGAACAAATCAAGCAAGCCGCCAAACTGGGCATTATCAGCGGGGTGACCACCAACCCCTCCCTGCTGGCTAAAGAGACCACGGCCGACTACGAGTCCGTGACCAAGCAGATTTGCTCCATTATCAGCGGCCCCGTTTCCGTGGAGGTGCTCTCCGAGACGGCCGCGGACATTATCAAAGAAGCCCGGGTCAAAGCTACCTGGGCGCCCAATGTCAACATAAAGATTCCCATCACCCCCGCCGGGCTGGAGGCTACCTCCGCCCTGAGCAAAGAGGGTATTAAAATCAACATGACCCTGTGTTTTTCCGCCAACCAGGCGCTGCTGGGGGCGCTGTCGGGGGCCACTTACGTGAGTATTTTCATAGGCAGGCTGGATGACGCAGGACAGGACGGCATGCAGGTGGTGGAAGACACCATATCCATACTGGACAACTACCCGGAGCTGGATACGGAGGTTATCGCCGCGAGCATCCGCCATACCATGCATGTTACCTACGCCGCCATGGCCGGGGCGGAGGTGGCAACTATCCCTTACGCCGTGCTGATGCAGATGATACAGCACCCCATGACCGATTCCGGCATAAAGCGCTTTTTAGCCGACTGGAAAAGCGTAGCCAAAAAATAG
- a CDS encoding bifunctional nuclease domain-containing protein, with product MAEKTDTELVALARCGDKDAFGLLAERYQTVARRFALRLIRNEDAAQDLAQEAMLQAYLSLDSLRDPSRFKSWLCGIVLNVSRSRLREQKVAFFSLEAIIEGLSFFPAPFAAPELTPEKLAEEKEQYDAVLNAVSSLPPPDRDILSLFYYAQLSLQEIMKILNIPAGTTKVRLHRARKRLKTVLQEHYPEIMPLEKRRKIMVKVTIADVVKVERKEGQPQLAEQYVVLLYDEAGRRVLPIWVGPFEGESIAIGLSDFATPRPLTHNFYSSLLQAINAKVTEVCVVALKKDTFYAVVKMRCGKKTVEVDARPSDGIALAVLNDVPIFVAEEVLKTGGGIIPEAVKGSPNRKGLEKIIKGLGELQRQHQANLNQYLKQYHERSPEDIAREKEATIAAMFQ from the coding sequence TTGGCGGAAAAAACGGATACGGAACTGGTGGCGCTGGCGCGCTGCGGTGATAAGGACGCTTTCGGGCTGCTGGCGGAGCGTTACCAGACTGTCGCCCGGCGTTTCGCCCTGCGGCTTATCCGGAACGAGGATGCCGCGCAGGACCTGGCGCAGGAGGCGATGCTCCAGGCCTATCTTTCGCTTGATAGCCTCCGCGACCCCTCCCGTTTCAAGAGCTGGCTCTGCGGCATCGTGTTGAATGTAAGCCGGAGCCGCCTGCGGGAACAGAAAGTCGCCTTTTTCTCGCTGGAAGCAATTATAGAAGGTCTTTCGTTCTTCCCCGCCCCTTTTGCCGCTCCGGAATTAACGCCGGAAAAGCTCGCCGAGGAAAAGGAGCAGTACGATGCCGTCCTGAACGCGGTCAGTTCTCTGCCTCCCCCGGACCGGGATATTCTTTCTCTGTTCTACTACGCGCAGTTGAGCCTGCAAGAAATTATGAAAATACTGAATATACCGGCAGGTACCACTAAAGTACGCCTGCACCGCGCCCGAAAAAGACTTAAGACAGTGCTGCAAGAGCATTACCCGGAAATAATGCCATTAGAAAAGAGGAGGAAAATCATGGTCAAAGTTACTATCGCCGATGTGGTTAAAGTGGAACGAAAGGAAGGGCAGCCACAGCTCGCTGAACAGTATGTTGTCCTGCTTTATGACGAAGCGGGCAGGCGCGTGCTGCCTATCTGGGTAGGCCCCTTCGAGGGAGAGTCTATTGCGATAGGGTTGAGTGATTTTGCCACGCCCCGGCCGTTAACGCACAATTTTTACTCCAGCCTTCTTCAAGCCATCAACGCGAAAGTAACAGAGGTATGTGTCGTGGCGTTGAAAAAAGATACTTTCTACGCGGTGGTTAAAATGCGTTGCGGTAAAAAAACGGTCGAGGTTGACGCGCGCCCGAGCGATGGCATCGCTCTTGCGGTCCTTAACGATGTTCCTATCTTTGTCGCTGAAGAAGTATTAAAGACCGGCGGGGGCATTATTCCGGAGGCCGTGAAAGGTTCACCGAACCGCAAAGGACTGGAAAAAATCATTAAAGGCTTAGGAGAACTGCAGCGTCAACATCAAGCCAATCTGAATCAATACTTGAAACAATACCATGAAAGGTCTCCAGAAGATATTGCCAGAGAAAAAGAGGCAACTATCGCCGCTATGTTTCAATAA
- the aroC gene encoding chorismate synthase: MSNSIGKLFTITSFGESHGKAVGIIVDGCPAGLPLAEADIQPDLDRRRSGGGAAATARRENDKAEILSGVSGGFTTGAPLCMLVRNEDVDSSAYDKLGAELRPGHADYTAYLKYGGFNDKRGGGRFSGRITASFVMAGAVAKKLLGTIGVEIAAHTVEIGGIPAKAVDYKEIKKLSSADPLCCADPAASKQMQAHIIKTKEAGDSLGGIIEGVALGLPAGLGGPVFDSLDGDLAKALFAIPAVKGVAFGAGFASARLKGSENNDAFMMKDGKIITGTNNAGGILGGISTGMPLVVRVAVKPTPSIALEQATVDIAAMQETTIKVGGRHDACIVPRAVVVVEAMMAVTLCDFSLRAGIMSRVLK, translated from the coding sequence ATGAGTAACAGCATCGGCAAATTATTTACCATCACCAGCTTCGGGGAGAGCCACGGTAAAGCGGTGGGGATAATCGTTGACGGCTGTCCGGCCGGCCTGCCGCTGGCTGAGGCGGATATCCAGCCGGATCTGGACCGGCGGCGTTCCGGCGGCGGCGCGGCTGCCACGGCGCGGCGGGAAAATGATAAAGCTGAAATCCTCTCCGGCGTCAGCGGCGGTTTCACTACCGGCGCGCCGCTCTGTATGCTGGTACGCAATGAAGATGTTGATTCCTCCGCCTACGATAAATTGGGGGCTGAACTCCGCCCCGGCCACGCGGACTACACCGCTTACCTGAAATACGGCGGCTTTAATGATAAACGCGGCGGGGGCCGGTTTTCCGGTCGCATTACCGCCTCTTTCGTTATGGCGGGTGCCGTCGCTAAAAAGCTGCTGGGCACTATCGGCGTGGAAATCGCCGCCCATACGGTGGAGATTGGCGGGATTCCGGCCAAAGCGGTCGATTATAAAGAGATAAAGAAGCTTTCGTCGGCCGACCCCCTTTGCTGCGCCGACCCCGCGGCGTCAAAGCAGATGCAGGCGCATATTATTAAAACGAAAGAGGCCGGGGACAGCCTGGGCGGCATTATCGAGGGCGTCGCTTTAGGCCTGCCGGCGGGCCTGGGCGGGCCGGTCTTTGATAGCCTGGACGGTGACCTGGCTAAAGCCCTGTTTGCCATCCCGGCCGTCAAAGGGGTGGCGTTCGGGGCGGGGTTTGCTTCCGCCCGCCTGAAGGGGTCGGAAAATAATGACGCTTTTATGATGAAAGACGGTAAAATTATTACCGGGACCAATAACGCCGGGGGGATTTTGGGGGGCATCAGCACCGGCATGCCGCTGGTGGTCAGGGTCGCCGTCAAGCCCACGCCCTCCATCGCTCTGGAGCAGGCGACGGTGGATATCGCGGCCATGCAGGAGACCACCATTAAAGTGGGCGGGCGGCATGACGCCTGCATCGTTCCCCGCGCGGTAGTGGTGGTGGAAGCCATGATGGCGGTCACGCTGTGCGACTTCTCCCTGCGGGCGGGAATAATGTCGAGAGTGTTGAAATGA
- a CDS encoding shikimate dehydrogenase yields MIDAAKMVNISGKTRICALIGDPVEHSMSPVMHNACYQKLGLDYAYIPFRVRPEALSQAVAGLRALNVRGFNVTIPHKVAVIPLLDGLDPLAEKIGAVNTVVNTDGRLWGFNTDAEGFLQSLLAAGIKPEGKKITVVGAGGASRAVSYILAQHGARITIVNRKQELDWAENIAALLRADFPREVRVYELAQLAEALHSADLLVNATSVGMSPNPDAAPVPAELLAGIPAVFDIVYNPLETRLLREAGAAGAKTVGGIDMLAWQGALAFEKWTGQKAPLDLMRDEAIKMLGETKN; encoded by the coding sequence ATGATTGACGCGGCGAAGATGGTAAATATCTCCGGTAAGACCCGCATCTGCGCCCTCATCGGCGACCCCGTGGAGCACAGCATGTCCCCGGTTATGCACAACGCCTGCTATCAAAAGCTGGGGCTGGACTACGCTTATATCCCCTTCCGCGTCAGGCCGGAGGCGCTGTCTCAAGCGGTGGCGGGCCTGCGGGCTTTAAACGTCAGGGGTTTCAACGTCACCATCCCGCATAAAGTGGCCGTGATACCGCTGCTGGACGGCCTCGACCCTCTGGCGGAGAAAATAGGGGCGGTCAATACCGTGGTGAATACGGACGGCAGGCTGTGGGGCTTTAACACGGACGCCGAGGGATTTTTGCAGTCGTTGCTGGCCGCCGGCATCAAGCCGGAGGGAAAAAAGATAACGGTGGTGGGGGCGGGCGGGGCCTCCCGCGCCGTCAGCTATATCTTGGCGCAACACGGCGCCCGTATCACCATTGTTAACCGGAAACAGGAGCTGGACTGGGCGGAAAACATCGCCGCGTTGTTAAGGGCGGATTTCCCGCGGGAAGTGCGAGTTTACGAGCTGGCACAGCTGGCCGAAGCGTTACATAGCGCCGACCTGCTGGTTAACGCCACCAGCGTGGGCATGAGCCCGAACCCTGATGCCGCCCCGGTCCCGGCCGAACTGTTAGCTGGAATCCCGGCGGTATTTGATATCGTGTATAATCCGCTGGAAACGCGGCTGCTCCGGGAAGCCGGAGCAGCAGGCGCTAAAACGGTGGGCGGCATAGACATGCTGGCCTGGCAGGGCGCCTTGGCCTTTGAGAAGTGGACGGGGCAAAAAGCGCCTCTGGACTTAATGCGGGACGAAGCTATTAAAATGCTAGGCGAAACAAAAAACTAG
- a CDS encoding CTP synthase, with protein sequence MPKYIFVTGGVVSSVGKGITVASIGTILKSRGITVAVQKLDPYLNVDPGTMSPYQHGEVFVTKDGAETDLDLGNYERFIDIECTADSNTTSGQIYSTIINRERRGDFLGGTIQIVPHLTNEIKSRFNKLADKSGAEVILIEVGGTVGDIEGQPFLEAIRQMRNDVGRNNVLYIHVTFLPYLNSTGELKTKPTQHSVNELRRIGIQPDVIVCRSDYEIAENLRDKISLFCDVSKEAVIPLPTVKTIYEIPLILENCGLGQQIVDKLGLTTSPAELRPWQALVDHIKTPREPVRIALVGKYVELNDAYYSVREALYHAALHNDRALDLFWVHSEDLDKTEADTLLRTAQGIIVPGGFGIRGIEGMVKAAKYARLNKVPYFGLCLGMQVMVIEFARHVFHSDEPNSTEFNPNTAYPVIDYMLDQKTTLTKGATMRLGNYPCQLLEGSLAHKAYGQAVVLERHRHRLELNNKYREALQEAGMVFSGISPDGNLVEISELKDHPWMLGSQFHPEFLSRPGRPQPLFREFINVAKDVLREGAQPHLPMATA encoded by the coding sequence ATGCCTAAGTATATCTTTGTAACCGGCGGCGTGGTCAGTTCCGTAGGGAAAGGTATCACCGTCGCCTCCATCGGCACTATCTTGAAAAGCCGCGGCATCACCGTAGCCGTGCAGAAGCTCGACCCCTATCTCAATGTCGACCCCGGTACCATGTCCCCCTACCAGCACGGCGAGGTCTTCGTGACCAAAGACGGCGCGGAGACCGACCTCGACCTGGGCAACTACGAGCGTTTTATCGACATCGAATGCACGGCGGACTCCAACACCACCTCCGGTCAAATTTACAGCACGATTATCAACCGGGAGCGGCGGGGCGATTTCCTGGGCGGCACCATCCAGATTGTTCCCCATCTCACCAACGAGATAAAAAGTCGGTTTAACAAGCTGGCCGATAAATCCGGGGCGGAGGTCATCCTCATTGAGGTGGGGGGGACGGTGGGCGATATCGAAGGCCAGCCCTTCCTGGAAGCCATCCGCCAGATGCGCAACGACGTGGGACGCAATAACGTCCTCTATATACACGTTACCTTCCTGCCCTACCTCAACTCCACCGGAGAGCTCAAGACCAAGCCCACCCAGCACAGCGTTAACGAGCTGCGGCGTATAGGCATCCAGCCGGATGTCATAGTATGCCGGAGCGACTACGAAATAGCGGAAAACCTCCGCGACAAGATATCCCTGTTCTGTGACGTAAGCAAGGAAGCCGTGATTCCCCTGCCCACCGTCAAGACCATTTACGAAATACCGCTCATCCTGGAAAATTGCGGGCTGGGGCAGCAGATAGTGGACAAGCTGGGGCTGACAACATCCCCCGCCGAACTCCGCCCCTGGCAGGCTTTGGTGGACCATATTAAAACCCCCCGCGAGCCGGTACGCATCGCGCTGGTGGGCAAATACGTGGAGCTTAACGACGCCTACTATTCCGTGCGGGAGGCGCTGTACCACGCCGCCCTGCATAACGACCGGGCTTTAGACCTTTTCTGGGTGCACTCGGAAGACCTGGACAAGACCGAGGCCGATACGCTGCTGCGCACCGCCCAGGGCATTATCGTGCCGGGGGGGTTCGGGATAAGGGGCATCGAGGGCATGGTCAAAGCGGCCAAATACGCCCGCTTAAACAAAGTGCCTTACTTCGGCCTGTGCCTGGGCATGCAGGTGATGGTTATCGAGTTCGCCCGGCATGTTTTCCATTCCGACGAACCCAACTCCACCGAGTTCAATCCCAATACCGCTTACCCGGTTATAGATTATATGCTGGACCAAAAGACGACCCTGACCAAGGGCGCCACCATGCGGCTGGGCAACTACCCCTGCCAGTTGCTCGAAGGGAGCCTGGCCCACAAAGCTTACGGCCAGGCCGTCGTCCTGGAGCGGCACCGCCACCGCCTGGAGCTCAATAACAAGTACCGCGAGGCATTACAGGAAGCGGGGATGGTGTTCAGCGGCATTTCACCGGACGGCAACCTGGTGGAAATAAGCGAGCTGAAAGACCACCCCTGGATGCTGGGCTCCCAGTTCCACCCGGAGTTCCTCTCCCGCCCCGGCCGTCCCCAGCCCCTTTTCCGCGAGTTTATTAACGTAGCCAAGGACGTTTTAAGGGAAGGGGCACAGCCCCATCTGCCCATGGCTACCGCTTAA
- the pheA gene encoding prephenate dehydratase encodes MNIDELRKKIDAIDAQIVALISERQNVSREIGKGKNKTSRLIEDRERELRVLKHVRELARDNKISPADIEVIYQQIITASKKIQGVAVAFQGEPGAYSEEAAVRFFGKSTKGIPYEGLDGVFDAVERGDAPFAMVPVENSLEGSITRAYDLLLDSPLMVCGETELRISHCLIALEGAGLDTIKYVYSHPQALGQSRSFLKKLNAEIVPASDTAGSVRMIKEAGRLDCAAVASARAAELYGLKILAKEIEDNPHNFTRFFVLSKEDSPPTGNDKTSIVFSLKHKPGALYDCLREFAARKVNLSKLESRPTRHQPWEYNFYMDFSGHREQKEVTEALQALEEHAVFVKILGSYPRAR; translated from the coding sequence ATGAACATTGATGAATTAAGGAAGAAAATCGACGCCATAGACGCGCAGATAGTGGCGCTTATCTCCGAGCGGCAAAACGTCTCCAGAGAAATCGGTAAGGGCAAGAACAAGACCAGCCGCCTTATCGAGGACCGGGAGCGGGAGCTGCGCGTGCTCAAACACGTGCGGGAGCTGGCGCGGGATAACAAGATAAGCCCGGCGGATATAGAGGTAATTTACCAGCAAATCATCACCGCCAGCAAGAAGATACAGGGGGTGGCGGTGGCTTTCCAGGGCGAGCCGGGAGCTTACTCGGAGGAAGCGGCGGTTCGCTTTTTCGGCAAGTCCACCAAGGGTATTCCTTACGAAGGCCTCGATGGGGTCTTCGATGCGGTGGAGCGGGGGGATGCCCCTTTCGCTATGGTGCCGGTGGAAAACTCGCTGGAGGGCAGCATCACCCGGGCTTATGACCTGCTCCTGGACTCGCCGCTGATGGTCTGCGGGGAGACGGAGCTGCGCATCAGCCACTGCCTGATTGCCCTGGAAGGCGCGGGACTGGACACTATCAAGTACGTTTATTCCCACCCCCAGGCGCTGGGGCAGAGTCGCAGCTTTTTAAAAAAGCTAAACGCGGAAATCGTGCCCGCCTCGGATACGGCCGGCAGCGTCCGCATGATTAAGGAGGCGGGCAGGCTGGACTGCGCCGCCGTCGCCTCCGCCAGGGCCGCCGAGCTTTACGGCCTGAAGATACTGGCCAAAGAGATTGAAGATAACCCCCATAACTTTACCCGGTTCTTCGTCCTGTCTAAAGAGGACTCCCCGCCCACCGGCAACGATAAAACATCTATCGTGTTCTCCCTCAAGCACAAGCCGGGCGCGCTGTACGATTGCCTTCGGGAGTTTGCCGCTCGCAAGGTCAACCTCTCCAAGCTGGAATCCCGCCCCACCCGCCACCAGCCTTGGGAATACAATTTCTATATGGATTTCTCCGGCCACCGCGAGCAAAAAGAGGTGACGGAAGCGCTCCAGGCGCTGGAAGAGCACGCGGTTTTCGTCAAGATATTGGGGTCTTACCCTAGGGCAAGGTAA
- a CDS encoding shikimate kinase: MKTSVALIGFMGTGKTAVGRRLADKLGREFVELDALIEQRAGKPIPEIFRQDGEIRFRELEIEVTRDITGRKNAVIACGGGLVLNKINVDRLRRECVIVCLEASPSVILKRTSADKDGRPLLAVADRARQIKELLAFRRPYYCRAAEITVDTSRMNIDAVADKIIGMINEHESNG; the protein is encoded by the coding sequence GTGAAAACAAGCGTAGCCTTAATCGGCTTTATGGGGACCGGTAAAACGGCGGTGGGCCGGCGGCTGGCGGACAAGCTCGGCAGGGAGTTCGTGGAGCTGGACGCCCTTATCGAGCAGCGGGCCGGCAAGCCCATCCCGGAGATATTCCGCCAGGACGGCGAGATACGCTTCCGCGAGCTGGAAATAGAGGTGACGCGGGACATCACCGGCAGGAAAAACGCGGTCATCGCCTGCGGCGGCGGCCTCGTCCTCAATAAAATAAACGTTGACCGTTTGCGGCGGGAGTGTGTTATAGTGTGCCTGGAGGCGTCGCCGTCGGTTATATTAAAGCGGACTTCCGCGGATAAAGACGGCCGGCCGCTTTTAGCCGTGGCTGACCGGGCGCGGCAGATAAAAGAGCTTTTGGCGTTCCGCCGGCCTTACTACTGCCGGGCGGCGGAAATTACCGTAGATACCTCAAGAATGAACATTGACGCGGTAGCGGATAAAATTATCGGGATGATAAATGAACATGAAAGCAACGGTTGA
- a CDS encoding 4Fe-4S binding protein, whose amino-acid sequence MSTNNAVYDKLAEKYRLTGDAHFMELLTMLLTPEEGKYLLALDKPKTPSETAQILGLKEETAAAKMDNLARRGLLFRGKTQYLAWMDAHQLKARVMFSGEEYTHPGMIEHRRRDERYLSSPFAEIHGWLKLYEMTGRPLLRVIPARKAIAANPEIKPEQVLWYENIAEMLARAGKIGVVPCDCRRIYERCGKPLVNCLHFGSMVDYETGRGGRMKAIGVEEAIAICDEAEEAGLVHNQPGNNASLSGVICNCCPDCCSTFEPALESGHVNEVSAPSRFRPSVNLELCKGCRTCLKRCPFGAIEMKSAPGSKKPKASINAEKCLGCGVCVIGCKHKALTFEIVRPPEFIPPAPDLKQPLMFTVY is encoded by the coding sequence ATGTCAACCAATAATGCTGTTTATGATAAGCTGGCGGAAAAGTACCGGCTGACCGGCGACGCGCATTTCATGGAATTACTGACGATGCTGCTGACGCCGGAGGAAGGGAAATACCTGCTGGCGCTGGACAAGCCCAAGACGCCTTCGGAAACAGCGCAAATCCTCGGCCTGAAGGAAGAAACAGCCGCCGCCAAGATGGACAACCTGGCGCGGCGCGGGCTGCTTTTCCGGGGCAAGACGCAGTACCTGGCCTGGATGGACGCCCACCAGCTTAAAGCCCGCGTCATGTTCAGCGGTGAGGAATACACGCATCCCGGCATGATAGAGCACCGCCGCCGCGACGAGCGCTATCTGTCCTCCCCCTTCGCCGAGATACACGGCTGGCTCAAGCTGTATGAAATGACCGGCCGGCCGCTGCTCCGGGTGATACCGGCGCGTAAAGCGATAGCCGCCAACCCGGAAATCAAGCCCGAACAGGTGCTTTGGTACGAGAACATCGCGGAGATGCTGGCGCGGGCGGGAAAAATAGGGGTGGTGCCGTGCGACTGCCGCCGCATCTACGAGCGGTGCGGCAAGCCGCTGGTCAACTGCCTGCACTTCGGCAGCATGGTGGACTATGAAACGGGGCGGGGCGGGCGTATGAAAGCCATCGGCGTCGAGGAAGCGATTGCCATCTGTGACGAAGCGGAGGAGGCGGGGCTGGTGCATAACCAACCCGGCAATAACGCCTCCCTTTCCGGGGTTATCTGCAACTGCTGCCCGGACTGCTGCTCCACCTTCGAGCCGGCGCTGGAGTCCGGACATGTCAATGAGGTTAGCGCGCCCAGCCGGTTCCGGCCATCGGTAAACCTGGAGCTATGCAAGGGCTGCCGGACCTGCCTCAAGCGCTGCCCCTTCGGCGCGATAGAAATGAAGTCGGCGCCCGGCTCCAAAAAGCCCAAGGCGTCCATCAACGCGGAAAAGTGCCTGGGCTGCGGCGTCTGCGTCATCGGCTGCAAGCATAAAGCGCTGACGTTCGAGATAGTGCGCCCGCCGGAATTCATTCCCCCGGCCCCGGACCTGAAACAGCCGCTGATGTTCACCGTTTATTGA
- the rho gene encoding transcription termination factor Rho codes for MSIADLESKTKEELMEMAKEKGIATPATLKKHDIVMRLLETHTEEQGNIFCSGILEIMADGYGFLRQETLLPSQTDVYISPSQIRRFSLRNGDMVTGQGRPPKSNEKYFSLLQVVAINSLDPELAKNRQPFGSLTPTFPDRLINLEHSPSELSTRLINITAPIGRGQRGLIVSPPKAGKTLLLKSIANSISTTYEDIHLIVCLIGERPEEVTDMKRSVRGEVIAATFDEMVENQTRVAELALERSKRLVESGKDVVILLDGITRLTRAYNLAMPSSGRTLSGGIDPAALHPAKRFFGAARNTAEGGSLTIIATCLIDTGSRMDDLIYEEFKGTGNMELHLDRRLSERRIFPAMDIQRSGTRREELLLGEETLKQVWLLRRMVGIIASDSNNFVEATERVLERMRKTKTNAEFLVSLREM; via the coding sequence CTGAGTATAGCGGACCTGGAGAGCAAGACCAAGGAAGAGCTGATGGAGATGGCCAAGGAGAAGGGCATAGCCACGCCCGCCACCCTGAAAAAACACGACATCGTCATGCGGCTGCTGGAGACGCACACGGAAGAACAGGGCAACATCTTCTGCAGCGGCATCCTGGAAATCATGGCGGACGGCTACGGCTTCCTGCGGCAGGAAACGCTGCTGCCCAGCCAGACGGACGTCTATATTTCGCCATCGCAAATCCGGCGTTTCTCCCTGCGCAACGGGGACATGGTCACGGGGCAGGGTCGCCCGCCCAAGAGCAACGAAAAGTATTTCAGCCTGCTCCAGGTGGTGGCCATCAACAGCCTGGACCCGGAGCTGGCCAAGAACCGCCAGCCCTTCGGCTCCCTTACCCCCACCTTCCCGGACAGACTCATCAACCTGGAACACTCCCCCAGCGAGCTTTCCACCCGCCTCATCAACATCACCGCGCCCATAGGGCGGGGCCAGCGCGGCCTTATCGTATCGCCACCCAAGGCCGGTAAAACGCTGCTGCTCAAGTCCATAGCCAACTCCATTTCCACCACCTATGAAGATATTCACCTGATAGTCTGCCTCATCGGCGAGCGGCCGGAGGAAGTCACGGACATGAAACGCTCGGTGAGGGGCGAGGTTATCGCCGCCACCTTCGACGAGATGGTGGAGAACCAGACCCGCGTGGCCGAGCTGGCGCTGGAAAGGTCCAAGCGCCTGGTGGAAAGCGGCAAGGACGTGGTGATTTTGCTGGACGGCATCACCCGCCTGACCCGCGCCTACAACCTGGCCATGCCCTCCAGCGGCCGCACGCTTTCCGGCGGCATCGACCCCGCCGCTCTGCACCCCGCCAAACGCTTCTTCGGGGCGGCGCGGAATACGGCGGAGGGGGGCAGCTTAACGATTATCGCCACCTGCCTTATCGATACCGGCTCCCGCATGGACGACCTTATCTACGAAGAGTTCAAGGGCACCGGCAACATGGAGCTGCATCTAGACCGCCGGCTTTCCGAGCGGCGCATCTTCCCCGCCATGGACATCCAGCGCTCCGGCACCCGCCGCGAGGAGCTGCTGCTGGGCGAGGAGACCCTGAAACAGGTATGGCTGCTGCGGCGCATGGTGGGCATCATCGCGTCCGACTCCAATAACTTCGTGGAGGCGACGGAACGGGTGCTGGAACGCATGCGCAAGACCAAGACCAACGCGGAGTTCCTAGTCAGCCTGCGGGAGATGTAG